The Paenibacillus sp. FSL H7-0357 nucleotide sequence TAATCATTAACCACCTTGGAGGACTCACATGCCATTACCCGAAATAATCACACAAATATTCAAGCGCAAGCAAAAATCATATAAGATGGTCCTGATCCTATCCTTGATAGAAGAGCTACGAGCCTCTAATCAGGAACGGGTTTCGTTCGATAGCGTTAAGCAGCGGTTTCTTAACTATTTCATAGCTGAACAAGAAAGAGGGAATCGGGTAGATCTGCCACCAGGGCGAGAGTTATGGAGGGAGGCTCCAAAGAGCCAGCTAAAGGATATCGTTAACAGCCCTGTTAATGCACTTTCGCATATTTTGTTTGTGAATTCAGAAGATAACACCATAGGTTTTCATAGCCAGATTCAGAGGCAGCTAGGGGAAGAAGAGCTCTCGCAGTTAGAGCGACTTGCGAGCGAAGAGCTCCAATCATACAATGCAGCGTTACAGCGGTTCTCTTTGCAGGGTTATCTGGAAAAAATCCTGGCGGAGTACACCACGGCCAAAATGGAATCTTTCGCGGGCCATTCACTGGGTACATTGTTTCGGCAGACTCTTCCTTCCGAGCTTAAAGCATTACCCTTCATAGATGAGCAATACAAGGTTCAAGGCTCGGTTGGGCAAGGGAATTGGGCAACGGTTCCATGGCTGGCAGTTCTGGATAAACGAATCACCGAAACGACTCAGCATGGGGAATATGTTGTGTATCTGTTTGCCGAGGATATGAGTGCTGTGTATCTTACGTTTAATCAGGGCGTAACGAAACCAATTCAAGAGAAGGGGCGAAGAGACGGCTATGCTTATCTGAGAGACCGCAAAGAAGCGCTTCTAGACCTTCTTGCTCTGACCAATATGAATAAGGATGAGAACATTCGTCTCGTGGATAGCGGATTAGGACAAGACTATCAGGTATCGACGGTTGCTTACATTAAGTACGAAAGAGGAAACGTCCCGAACGATGAGCAGCTCATTCAAGATCTTGAGAATGTAATCGAAGATTACCGTCTATATGTGGAATCGGCGATCGCTCCCAGTGATGACGAAGCCATTGACGAGGAAGTGGAACTATTGCCACAACAAGCCGAGCCTATGAAGGACGAGGAAGTTACAGGTATCCTCCACCAAATCCAATCCCACATCCGCCGCCAAGGCTTCTTCTTCCCTGAGCACCTCATCGAGAACTTCTACCTCTCGCTAAAAGCCAAGCCTTTTGTCATCCTGGCAGGCATATCGGGCACAGGAAAGACTCGGCTAGTGAAGCTCTTTGCGGAGGCGCTTGGAGCAACGAGGGATAATGGTCAGTTTACCTTGATCCCAGTCCGGCCGGATTGGAGTGATCCTGCGGATCTGCTGGGGTACAAGGACCTCTCGGGCAGGTTCCAGCCGGGTCCGATTACGAAGGTGTTCGTGGAGGCGCGGCAGCCGGAGAATCAGCATAAGCCTTATTTTATCTGCCTGGATGAGATGAATTTGGCACGGGTCGAGCATTATTTCAGTGATCTGTTAAGTGTTATGGAAACACAGGAGTGGCGGGAGGGAAAGATTACGACGCAGGATCTTATTTCTCCAACCTTGCTGGATACGCTTGAGGATCAAGAGGAGTATGGCAGTCTTGGCATCCCGGAGAATGTGTTCTCGATCGGGACGGTGAACATGGACGAGACCACACATCCTTTTAGCAAAAAAGTACTCGACCGCGCAAGCACCCTAGAGTTCAATTACATCAATCTAGAGCAGTATCCGGATTTGGGTGAGCAGGTAGAGGCTAGTGATAGCTTTGACGCTGCTGAACTGAATCATCTTTTCCTGCGCTCCGATTATTTGCAGCTAGTTGATGCCTATGATGTCAACAAAGAGCTCGTTGTCCGGACGACAGAAAGATTGGTTAAGATCAATGCCTTGCTTGAGGATATTCATGCTCATGTGGGCTTTCGGGTGCGGGATGCGATTTGCTTTTATATGATTTATAACGATCGGTACAAGCTGATGAGTGAGGAAGAAGCCTTTGACTGGCAGCTGCTGCAAAAGATACTGCCGCGCATCCAAGGGAGCCACTCCTCGGTTCGACGAGTCCTGTTGAGCTTGATTAAGGGTGCTATTGGTAGTGGTGCTGGCGTGACGGTAAATATTGAAGAACTCAAAGAGGATGCTAGACCACTCTATATGAGATGGGCTGCTGGCCAAACTCCGCCTACGGCCAAACATCCGCAAACTGCTCGTAAATTGGCTTTTATGCTCAGGAGGCTGGAGGAAGATGGATTTACCTCATTCTGGCTCTCTTAATGGGGCGGCCGAGTTGCTCCGTATCGAAACGGAGCTTTTTACGCTTTATGTGCAGGGGAGGCCCTATCATCCTACGGTAGAGACGTTGCAGCTTCATCGTTCTTCTAGTCAGGAGTGGGTGAGTGCACAGCTTGGGCTAGATTGCTCCGAAAGGCTGGGTAATGTGCAGATCAAAGTCTTCTCACCTGAGCTGGGCGGGATGGTGGAGTGGCAGCCGAATGAGTCGGTATTTCCTTGTTTTTATGAGACACAATCGTATGAACTGGTTATCCAGAACAAGTGCGCGGATAGCCTTTCTTTTTATCATGAGAATGTGCTGCTGCGGCAGGCGGTTAAGCCTCTAGGGGACTCTATTCTTGCGGGTGTTCTGAACTTTGGGAATGAGGTTGGTTTGACGGAGTGGGAGGTGCGAAGCGCGGGACAGACTTTACTGCGGGTAGAAATGGAGATTTTCCCCTCCAAGATGGATTACAAGCTGGATTACCAGAATATTTTGAATGAAGTAAACGCACAGATTTATAATTTGGCCTTTGATTTTTTGCGCAAAACCTACCAACTAACAGGCCTGCGGGAGACGCAGCATCAGAGCCTGACGGAGTTCTTCACCATACTACAGCATGTCTTTAGACAGCTCTTGGATGCCGTCGAGCGGATTAACAAGAATCCTAATTACGCGCTGCTCCAGGATCGCCGACTAGTGGATGCCAATCGGGTCAAAAAAGCAGGAAGAGAGAATATCCGCGAGCTCGCGAAGCATCCCGAACGATTAAGAGAAGACATGAACCATGGATTCTTAACCATCGGCAATCGAAACTACACAGCCACACACTTAATAGAGACACGTAAACGCCTAGCCTATGATACTAATGAGAATCGGTTCATACGGTGGATGCTGGAACGTATTCATGGGAAGCTGAAGGAGCTCAAGGCTCGCTGGAAGATGAACAGCCGAACCCCAGATCCACTACTTATCAAAAGGTTAGACGCCATGCTTACGCAGCTAGAGCGGGTGCTCAAGATAGATTTCTTGCGTGAGGCTGGAGCGCTGAAGCAGATGTCCGTTACGCTTGTGCTGCAGATGGCTCCTGGATACCGCGAGGTCTATCGCTGTTATCTGATGCTGCTTAAAGGCCTGTCTATCCAAGGCGACCTGCTCCGCTTATCTATGAAGGATGTTGCTCAGCTCTATGAGTATTGGTGCTTCTTGAAGCTGAATCAGCTCCTGGGGCAGAAGTATAAGCTGGTGAAGCAGGATATTATTAAGGTGAATCGGAACGGTATCTTTGTTACGCTGGATCGCTCGCAGAGCGCCAAGATGGTCTATGAGAATCCGATCAATGGCGAGCAGTTCATCCTGTATTATAATGCGATTCCTGGAACGGACAAGACCCCGACGCTTAATCAGCGCCCGGATAATGTGCTAACCTTGAAGAAGAAGGATGCTGGTCAGATCAAGGAGTATAAGTATGTTTTTGACGCAAAGTATCGCTTAAACCCTGCCTATGAGGGGACTTCCTATCATCGGACTTATGGACAGCCTGGGCCGGAAGAGGATGACATCAACACGATGCACCGTTATCGGGACGCGATTGTGTATCAGGAAAAAGGCTCAGGGGAATATGAGCGAAGCATGTTTGGGGCGTATGTGTTGTTTCCCTATCCGGATGAGGAGCGGTACAAAGCCCACCACTTTTACAAAAGCATTGAGCTATTGAATATCGGCGCATTACCGTTCCTACCGAATTCTACAAGCTTGGTGGAGCAATTCTTAGATGAGATTATTCAGGATAGTCCGGAAAAAGCTTTTGAGCGCTCCACACGTCCACGCGGGACGAGAGAATACTATGCCAATCAGCTTGCGGGCAAGAA carries:
- a CDS encoding restriction endonuclease-like protein — protein: MDLPHSGSLNGAAELLRIETELFTLYVQGRPYHPTVETLQLHRSSSQEWVSAQLGLDCSERLGNVQIKVFSPELGGMVEWQPNESVFPCFYETQSYELVIQNKCADSLSFYHENVLLRQAVKPLGDSILAGVLNFGNEVGLTEWEVRSAGQTLLRVEMEIFPSKMDYKLDYQNILNEVNAQIYNLAFDFLRKTYQLTGLRETQHQSLTEFFTILQHVFRQLLDAVERINKNPNYALLQDRRLVDANRVKKAGRENIRELAKHPERLREDMNHGFLTIGNRNYTATHLIETRKRLAYDTNENRFIRWMLERIHGKLKELKARWKMNSRTPDPLLIKRLDAMLTQLERVLKIDFLREAGALKQMSVTLVLQMAPGYREVYRCYLMLLKGLSIQGDLLRLSMKDVAQLYEYWCFLKLNQLLGQKYKLVKQDIIKVNRNGIFVTLDRSQSAKMVYENPINGEQFILYYNAIPGTDKTPTLNQRPDNVLTLKKKDAGQIKEYKYVFDAKYRLNPAYEGTSYHRTYGQPGPEEDDINTMHRYRDAIVYQEKGSGEYERSMFGAYVLFPYPDEERYKAHHFYKSIELLNIGALPFLPNSTSLVEQFLDEIIQDSPEKAFERSTRPRGTREYYANQLAGKNVLVGSVRGPEQVEVALQKSFYHMPLKNLSDVKILTQIEYVAMCQSRKKFYDPAKTGIHWVGKVADWKVLRRKEIKEVPSRPGTEEELYIRFTIEAWQRLAAPVLLGGQGIYTVLYTSKYILDRALEIAELRLETEEDIREWREKRRRGKVKVKLDHEQYVDLGRVVEVRNI
- a CDS encoding MrcB family domain-containing protein → MPLPEIITQIFKRKQKSYKMVLILSLIEELRASNQERVSFDSVKQRFLNYFIAEQERGNRVDLPPGRELWREAPKSQLKDIVNSPVNALSHILFVNSEDNTIGFHSQIQRQLGEEELSQLERLASEELQSYNAALQRFSLQGYLEKILAEYTTAKMESFAGHSLGTLFRQTLPSELKALPFIDEQYKVQGSVGQGNWATVPWLAVLDKRITETTQHGEYVVYLFAEDMSAVYLTFNQGVTKPIQEKGRRDGYAYLRDRKEALLDLLALTNMNKDENIRLVDSGLGQDYQVSTVAYIKYERGNVPNDEQLIQDLENVIEDYRLYVESAIAPSDDEAIDEEVELLPQQAEPMKDEEVTGILHQIQSHIRRQGFFFPEHLIENFYLSLKAKPFVILAGISGTGKTRLVKLFAEALGATRDNGQFTLIPVRPDWSDPADLLGYKDLSGRFQPGPITKVFVEARQPENQHKPYFICLDEMNLARVEHYFSDLLSVMETQEWREGKITTQDLISPTLLDTLEDQEEYGSLGIPENVFSIGTVNMDETTHPFSKKVLDRASTLEFNYINLEQYPDLGEQVEASDSFDAAELNHLFLRSDYLQLVDAYDVNKELVVRTTERLVKINALLEDIHAHVGFRVRDAICFYMIYNDRYKLMSEEEAFDWQLLQKILPRIQGSHSSVRRVLLSLIKGAIGSGAGVTVNIEELKEDARPLYMRWAAGQTPPTAKHPQTARKLAFMLRRLEEDGFTSFWLS